The Cloacibacterium sp. TD35 region ATATTGTAAACTGTGGAAAGATTTCCCCAATTGATAAAACTACACACCAAAATCGTTCCATAGAAATACCAAACCATTTGGTTAAAAAGATATGCATTGGTTTTTTGCTGATGAATTTTAATGAAAGTAAAAATCAATCCAATAATGGCTAAAATTAAAAATGCATAAACACCTAATCTTTTGTATGTTAAGCCTAAATTAAATACGTATTCAGAATTTTTTACAAAAGCCGAAATCACTAAAACTGCATTCAGAAATACCCAAATTTTTGCCAAAACTTTCAATGATTTTGCTTGTCTATCAAAATTGAAACTGCCTTTAAAATAGAACATAATCACACCTATTGCCATCACAATACTCGCAATTACCGCTCCTACTCTTTCGTGAGTTTCTTCGGCAAGTTGATTGGCAGTAGCTTTTGGTAACTCTACAAACTGCTCATAATTAAATGTGAAGATGAAGAATAACAATAAAATATTCAATGCTACAAAAGAAACCACACCGCTTAATCTTTCAAAAGGAAGGTTTAGAAAATCGTATGTAGGGTTCAATTTTTTGTCTTCATTCAAAAAATCGTTTTTCAGATAATGATTGTTCTTGATAAAAAATTCATAAATCGAAAAGTTGAAATAATTAAAAGCCAAGAAAAAGCCTAAAATACTTAATGCGATAACTTGCCAAAGATTGATATCTAATTCATAATCAGAAAAAAGCGAAGCAAAATGTGAACTTCCGTGCGTATAAATCGAAAAGAAAATCAACAAAAGAAAAGCTGGGATTAAAACCACCGCTAAAATTTTTTGCCAAAAACTTTCGGTTTTTCTCTGTGGCAACCATTGTTCCAACTGAAAAACACGGTAAATAAAAGTCACAAAATTAATCGCAAAAACAGGAATTACGAAAATGGATTTAAGTTCTTTGTTTTTGGAAGTGAAACCCAATAAAAAAAGCGAAGTAAAAATTGCCAAAAAAGAGGCAAAATCACCATACCAAGCAAAAGCAATACTGCTTAAAATGCTGGTGGCCAAAACTGAATAAAAAGTTCGGGTTTTGAATCTTTTTTCGGTATTAAAATAAGTAAGAACCGCTACTAAAATCCCCAAAATTCCGATATTTAGTCCAGATTCTTGGTTATAAAACAGTACAACAAACATTGCTGTAACTAAAAAGATTAAATGATGTGTTTTCATAAGATTTTTTTATAAAAATTAACTTCCCGCAACTGGACTTCCGAAAATTCCTACCGCTAATTCTGCCCAAATAAGAAATAACGCTAACAGAATTATTACGATGTAAAACATTCTTTTCGCATTCTTTTTTTCCATTTTTAGAACCATATCTACACAAAATACTGTTCCAAAAAGGAGAATTCCAGCTACTAAAAAGTCAAAACTTGACCAATTAATTTCTATGGTAAACTGCATCCCAATAAACGGAATGACTAATAATAAAGCTGCTATTCCATAAATTGCGAAGCTTCTTTGTTTGCTTGTTATCATAATTTTTAATTTAAATTTTATTTAAAGTACTTTGAATCACAAAGTAAATTACTAAAAATTAAAGGAAATAATTTCCTTTTGAATTTTTATCGGCGCTTAATTTTTTATTAATTCCTTAATAATTTTTCTAGAGCTGACAGATGTTCTTCGAAAGCTTTTCTTCCTGCTTGTGTAACTCGGTAAGATGTTTTTGGCTTTTTGCCTACAAATTCTTTCTTTATTTCTATGTAATTAGATTTTTCTAATGCAGAACTGTGACTTGCCAAATTTCCGTCCGTTACTTCTAAAAGTTGCTTCATTTCATTGAAATCAACCCAATCGTTAACCATCAAAACGGACATAATACCCAATCTGACACGGCTTTCAAATTCTTTGTTGAGTTGATGGATTTTTAACATTTTATATATTTGCACTTATATAATAGATAAGTTTTAATTTAGGTTTAATTATAATAATTTGCACAGAGTTTGGTTTCAAACCATTTGTTGCTATATACCAAGGATAAACAAAACAATCTTCATTAAAAATATCTTTTTCTTCGAGAAACCAAGGTGTTTTTTCATTAAACATTGTTCCAAAATTTAATGCCTCTTTCAATATTTCAGGTAACTGGTCTCCTCTATACCATTTTCCAGTTTGAGTATTCTGTAACTCTGAGATATTAAAATTTTTAATTTTTATAAGATATGCTTCATGATGATCTGAGGAAAAACCATTTTCTGAAACATAACTTTTTAAGACTTCATCAATTTTACTATCTCCAAGTTCACACCAATTTAAAACAAATCTAACATCATTCTTACTTGCGAAATTTACTTTTTCTCTGTTTCCAATGGTTAGTGAATAAGTAATAAAAATAGCAATGAACAAAAAGAATACTGAAGAAAATACCCCAATAATAGCAAAAACTTTACGTATAAGATTATTCTGGAAAAATTTTATTTTATTCATACTTTTTATACATCACAATCCCATAAACAATATGCAAAATTCCAAAACCAATAGCCCAGAAAAATAAACCATACCCTAAAAAGAACAGTGATACAATTCCCAGTGCCATTTCGCACAATCCTAAATATTTAATGTCTGAAAAGGTGTAATTCCCTGCATTAAAAAGTGCTAATCCGTAGAAAATTAAAGTGGCTGGAGAAAGTAAACCATGTAAACCATGATACAATAATCCTGCACAAAATAAACCTCCAATTCCTAATGGAATGGCAAAGTTATACAACAATTTCTTGGTGGTAGCATCCCAAATTTGGAGATGATGGGCTTTGCTCTTTTTAATGGTAAAATATGCTCCCGAAGAAATCGCTAAAACCATGACAACCATCGCTACGATAACCAAATGAGTAATGATATCTATTTCATAGTATTTTACAGTTCCCTCGAAATAATCTACTCCATTTTTTTTGAAAAAGAAATAAACATAAATAGCACCAGCTAAAGCAAATAATCCTGCAAAAACGCCAGAAATTCCGCTCAACGAAATAAATCTAGAGCTTTTTTCCATCATTTTTCTGATGTGTTGCAAGTCTTCTTGGTAGTTTTTATTTTCCATAAATAAAGCACTTTGAAATACAAAGTTAATATTTATTTTGAAACTGCAAAATTAATTTTGCAGTTTCTTTATTATTTATTTCTAAGATTTTCTTTAATCTTTTCAATATTTTTCTTGGCTGTATCTTCCAAAATAAGACTTGCACTCATGTGAATTCTTTCTGGAGAAAGCTCTGTAAAGTGCTCTGTTCCTTCCCAAGAAACTTTTTTGATTAAAGCTAAAGCATCTGAACTTCTAATCGCTAATTTTTCTAAAAATTGAGCAATCTCAGTATCCATTTCTGCAATCGTTGGAGAAACCGAATGGTAAATATTATGCTGTTCTGCCCAATTTGCGCTTCGGAAATCTGCATCTATTGCCATCGCAGTAAATTGTGATTTACCTATTTTTCTTTCCACGTATGGACCAATCACAAACGGACCGATTCCTAAATTAATCTCAGTAAGTGCCAAACTTGCATTTTCTGTCGCAAAACAATAATCTGCAGCACAAGCAATTCCTACTCCACCTCCAGTCGTTTTTCCCTGAACTCTTACCACTACAATTTTTCGGCAAGTTCTCATGGCATTAAGCACTTTAGCAAAACCTCCAAAGAAAGTTTTTGAGGTTTCTAAATCGTTGATTGCCAACAATTCATCAAAACTTGCTCCTGCACAAAACGCTTTTTCTCCTTCAGACTTTAATAAAATAGCTTTCACTTCTTCTTTAGCCGCTTCGTCTAATATGGTTTGTGCTAATTTTTCTAAAATTTCTCCGGGTAATGAATTGCTTTTTGGCGTCCCGAAAGTGATTTCGGAGATATTATTTTTTATTTCTGATGTTACAAATCCTTTTTCCATAAATTTATTAAGGCTTCATTCCCAAAGCTTTGGTATAGCCTTCAATTTTTACACAGTTTTTAAATTTCATATTTTCCAGTAAATCAAGCATCGCTTTTTTTACCAATTCTTGATTAGGTCTTGCATCTCTTACTTTCCCTAAATCAATTCTATCTTTTTTGGTATATTCTACAATTAAATCCCAATTTTCTGGTTTTGGAATATACATCATTCCGCTCTTTTGAACCATTTTTTTGTATGGCCAATACGTCCAACCAATGTTATTTTCTTCTAAAGTAATTCTAAATTTTTCAACCCATTCATCGGTGTTTTCACCTGTTTCACCCATGTACATTGGCAGGTTTACTTTGTCTCTGAAATCTATAAAATCCTGAATACTTTGTTTGTCTGTTCCGCTCCAATAACGGTGGCAGGTAAACATAATTTTGTCATCATATTTCCAATCCGTAAAAATGGAAAAATTGCTATTCCACTGCGCTCCGCCTAACATAATGATGTGGTTTTTATCGACTTTTCTAATCGCCAAAGTACATTCTTTGTATAATTTCTCTAGATTCTGATTAAGTCTAGGCAAATCATCTTTGAAATAATGAGCAATTGGTTCGTTAAGCAAATCGTAACCTAAAACAGTGGTGTTATTTGCATATTTTTTAGCAATTCTAGTCCAAATTTCTATAAATTGTTTCTGATTTTCAGCATTCTCCATTAACCAAGGATACGCATAACTGTCATCTATATTATCCCCAGTTTGTCCGCCAGGAGCATCGTGCATGTCAAGAATTACGTAAATCCCTGCTTCTTTACACCACCCGATGACCTCATCTAAAATTTCAAAACCATTTTGGTTTTT contains the following coding sequences:
- a CDS encoding glycoside hydrolase family 5 protein, giving the protein MKKITKIFLVFLTLFSLSMFSQAKKTKFVYIDGPNLYTPNHEKFFIKGTNLGNWLNPEGYMFFFEGNASSYRLINQAFCEMVGEDFTAKFWKEFKKNYITKEDIFYIKSTGMNTLRIPFHYKLFTDEDFMGETKNQNGFEILDEVIGWCKEAGIYVILDMHDAPGGQTGDNIDDSYAYPWLMENAENQKQFIEIWTRIAKKYANNTTVLGYDLLNEPIAHYFKDDLPRLNQNLEKLYKECTLAIRKVDKNHIIMLGGAQWNSNFSIFTDWKYDDKIMFTCHRYWSGTDKQSIQDFIDFRDKVNLPMYMGETGENTDEWVEKFRITLEENNIGWTYWPYKKMVQKSGMMYIPKPENWDLIVEYTKKDRIDLGKVRDARPNQELVKKAMLDLLENMKFKNCVKIEGYTKALGMKP
- a CDS encoding DUF4153 domain-containing protein, with the translated sequence MKTHHLIFLVTAMFVVLFYNQESGLNIGILGILVAVLTYFNTEKRFKTRTFYSVLATSILSSIAFAWYGDFASFLAIFTSLFLLGFTSKNKELKSIFVIPVFAINFVTFIYRVFQLEQWLPQRKTESFWQKILAVVLIPAFLLLIFFSIYTHGSSHFASLFSDYELDINLWQVIALSILGFFLAFNYFNFSIYEFFIKNNHYLKNDFLNEDKKLNPTYDFLNLPFERLSGVVSFVALNILLLFFIFTFNYEQFVELPKATANQLAEETHERVGAVIASIVMAIGVIMFYFKGSFNFDRQAKSLKVLAKIWVFLNAVLVISAFVKNSEYVFNLGLTYKRLGVYAFLILAIIGLIFTFIKIHQQKTNAYLFNQMVWYFYGTILVCSFINWGNLSTVYNINNGKADFKFLYSLNYNDKILQEKFPKEMAERANYEKGLNDKKPFLSKILYYETLDF
- a CDS encoding enoyl-CoA hydratase/isomerase family protein: MEKGFVTSEIKNNISEITFGTPKSNSLPGEILEKLAQTILDEAAKEEVKAILLKSEGEKAFCAGASFDELLAINDLETSKTFFGGFAKVLNAMRTCRKIVVVRVQGKTTGGGVGIACAADYCFATENASLALTEINLGIGPFVIGPYVERKIGKSQFTAMAIDADFRSANWAEQHNIYHSVSPTIAEMDTEIAQFLEKLAIRSSDALALIKKVSWEGTEHFTELSPERIHMSASLILEDTAKKNIEKIKENLRNK
- a CDS encoding winged helix-turn-helix domain-containing protein, giving the protein MLKIHQLNKEFESRVRLGIMSVLMVNDWVDFNEMKQLLEVTDGNLASHSSALEKSNYIEIKKEFVGKKPKTSYRVTQAGRKAFEEHLSALEKLLRN